A stretch of Clostridium formicaceticum DNA encodes these proteins:
- a CDS encoding BlaI/MecI/CopY family transcriptional regulator produces the protein MDKASFSLTKNEQQIMELMWTQGRALSRSEIIELSPERSWKDSSIHILLNSLLEKGAIKVDGYIKTGKNYGRTFSPMITQEKYHIMQFKQSANYLKSKSSAIACLVSTLIQDDEIDNETLEKLEAILQARKREKK, from the coding sequence ATGGATAAAGCATCATTTTCGTTAACAAAAAATGAACAGCAAATTATGGAGCTTATGTGGACACAAGGCAGGGCTTTGTCTCGTTCTGAAATTATTGAACTTTCTCCGGAACGTTCTTGGAAAGACAGCTCTATTCATATTTTATTAAACAGCTTACTGGAAAAAGGTGCAATTAAGGTAGACGGCTATATAAAGACTGGTAAAAATTATGGACGTACGTTTTCTCCGATGATTACTCAAGAGAAATATCACATAATGCAGTTTAAGCAAAGTGCAAATTATCTTAAATCTAAATCTTCTGCCATTGCCTGTCTTGTATCTACGCTTATTCAAGATGATGAGATTGATAACGAGACATTGGAAAAATTGGAGGCTATATTACAGGCACGGAAGCGGGAGAAGAAATGA